From Herbiconiux flava, one genomic window encodes:
- a CDS encoding PP2C family protein-serine/threonine phosphatase gives MGTSTDDHTATGTGSDRADDARLAGLGADRFEQLRVAAVEKLDLLDTPAEERFDRITRLARELFGVPVAEINLLDETRQFTKSPQQPGTSPVSERAQSFCDITIQKPDVLVVPDATKDDRFNWRSTVTGERHIRFYAGTPLNLGDEYNLGTLCLVDSSPREFGPDEVRLLEELGSWVARELEDSKDQDRAALVQQSLLPRDQPAAPDYDVAGTSIPKKVVGGDFYSWHATADGLEFTLADVMGKGTGGAIMAATVRAAFLSRSGDEVADTVSAVNEQLLDDLGQTSSFATLVHGVIDTASGRIRYADAGHGLSAIVRRDGSVERLDATGLPIGIVAGGRWGVGEATLAPGENLVVFTDGVLDLFGGTLDALDEVAAIVAGASGPQDAVDRFAALVGSRGADDDVSVVVVSRRD, from the coding sequence ATGGGGACCAGCACCGACGACCACACGGCCACGGGCACCGGCAGCGATCGCGCCGACGACGCGCGCCTCGCCGGGCTGGGCGCCGACCGCTTCGAGCAGCTGCGCGTCGCCGCGGTCGAGAAGCTCGACCTGCTCGACACCCCTGCCGAGGAGCGCTTCGATCGCATCACCCGGCTCGCACGCGAGCTCTTCGGCGTGCCGGTGGCCGAGATCAACCTCCTCGACGAGACGCGGCAGTTCACCAAGTCGCCGCAGCAGCCGGGTACCTCGCCGGTCAGCGAGCGCGCCCAGTCGTTCTGCGACATCACGATCCAGAAGCCCGACGTGCTCGTGGTGCCGGATGCGACGAAGGACGACCGCTTCAACTGGCGGTCGACGGTCACGGGTGAGCGCCACATCCGCTTCTACGCCGGCACGCCGCTGAACCTCGGCGACGAATACAACCTCGGCACGCTCTGCCTCGTCGACTCGTCGCCGCGCGAGTTCGGGCCCGACGAGGTGCGCCTGCTCGAGGAGCTCGGCTCCTGGGTCGCGCGCGAGCTCGAGGACAGCAAGGACCAGGACCGCGCGGCCCTCGTGCAGCAGAGCCTGCTGCCGCGCGACCAGCCGGCGGCGCCCGACTACGACGTGGCGGGCACGAGCATCCCGAAGAAGGTCGTGGGCGGGGACTTCTACTCCTGGCACGCCACCGCCGACGGGCTCGAGTTCACCCTCGCCGACGTCATGGGCAAGGGCACGGGAGGTGCCATCATGGCCGCCACCGTGCGCGCCGCCTTCCTCTCCCGCTCGGGCGACGAGGTCGCCGACACCGTCTCGGCCGTCAACGAGCAGCTGCTCGACGACCTCGGCCAGACCTCCAGCTTCGCCACGCTCGTGCACGGCGTGATCGACACCGCCAGCGGGCGCATCCGGTACGCGGATGCGGGGCACGGCCTCTCCGCGATCGTGCGTCGCGACGGTTCGGTCGAGCGCCTCGACGCCACCGGTCTGCCGATCGGCATCGTCGCCGGCGGGCGCTGGGGCGTCGGCGAGGCGACGCTCGCGCCGGGGGAGAACCTCGTCGTCTTCACCGACGGCGTGCTCGACCTGTTCGGCGGAACGCTCGACGCCCTCGACGAGGTCGCGGCGATCGTCGCCGGCGCCTCCGGCCCGCAGGACGCTGTCGACCGGTTCGCCGCGCTGGTCGGGTCGCGCGGGGCCGACGACGACGTCAGCGTCGTCGTGGTGTCGCGCCGGGACTAG